A window from Malania oleifera isolate guangnan ecotype guangnan chromosome 7, ASM2987363v1, whole genome shotgun sequence encodes these proteins:
- the LOC131159350 gene encoding G-type lectin S-receptor-like serine/threonine-protein kinase SD2-5, giving the protein MCDIDRFRFWFRFRFRFLFFWILFCVLRAQDVPSIVHLESNLPISWTNSITYGMEYSQWSKVMLETQSFDGLYFTCGFMRRNIDEDNWLFVVSLAPHSLQSSVGEIEEISPASAWAPASFVTVADEPTAVWSANPTHKVQSNATVELTPEAGLVLKDSDGTLVWQTNTFGNLVTGMKLSEMGNLVLFDHNNITVWQSFDHPTDTLLLGQKLMPGQSLISDGGLFSFFLTRNACLVHTLSNPPLVYSSFSNGTKANDIKFTNSSSGSSIIIEYSDHNSYSISQISFEDSSVGKYIKFESDGHLKAYENKFGYMRSLVADNLLGLDACEYPMVCGEYGVCSVGGQCRCPLFGLTTASYLKPKDLHRPELGCIRITPLSCKSLQNHILVKLENITYFPFIQTQYFVNFNITNIEICKQACLKNCSCKAAVFEHAIGIGTNVSDSIAFNGSIYSSEGRCYLAPQVYSLIESESGRRVGGRVVFIKVQTENHGHHTVSIILGSSFAASFALFLLIVILIYCFQRRKYARVAVEDNLDQIPGIPKRFTYEFLKASTENFNKKLGKGGFGSVYEGTLNDGSKVAVKLLNGSLHVKKSFLAEVKTIGRIHHFNLARLVGYCVESSCWALVYEYMCNGSLENWIFQRNNNFSLDWKTRREIILDIAKGMAYLHEGCQQKIIHLDIKPQNILLDKNFNAKVSDFGLSKLIERDQSQVVTTMRGTPGYLAPEWLSSVITEKVDVYSFGVVMLEIVCGRKIFEHSQPEECKHLLSLFKQKAEEDQLLDMVDKSSEDMQLHGEEVVAMMKVAAWCLQSDFAKRPSMSLVIKALEGVADVEDPLDYNFFSPPFGRTIAAVDVARDDGIMASSILPSLLSGPR; this is encoded by the coding sequence ATGTGCGATATTGATCGCTTTCGATTTTGGTTTCGCTTTcggtttaggtttttgtttttCTGGATACTTTTTTGTGTTCTTCGTGCCCAAGATGTGCCTAGTATTGTTCATCTTGAGAGCAATCTTCCCATTTCATGGACCAATTCAATTACCTACGGTATGGAATATTCTCAGTGGAGCAAAGTCATGCTTGAAACACAGAGCTTTGATGGATTATACTTCACCTGCGGCTTCATGCGTCGAAACATCGACGAAGACAATTGGCTTTTTGTCGTCTCCCTTGCGCCACATTCGTTGCAATCATCGGTTGGGGAAATTGAAGAAATCTCGCCAGCATCCGCATGGGCACCAGCCTCTTTCGTAACAGTAGCAGATGAGCCAACGGCAGTTTGGTCTGCAAATCCAACCCATAAGGTTCAGTCCAATGCAACAGTGGAGCTCACTCCCGAAGCAGGTCTGGTCTTAAAAGACAGTGATGGAACTTTAGTATGGCAAACCAACACTTTTGGCAACCTTGTTACGGGCATGAAACTGTCTGAAATGGGGAATCTCGTGCTCTTCGATCACAATAATATTACCGTTTGGCAATCATTTGATCACCCCACGGACACTCTACTCTTAGGCCAAAAGTTGATGCCTGGGCAAAGTCTCATCTCTGATGGAGGTTTGTTCTCATTTTTCCTCACAAGAAATGCTTGTCTGGTTCACACTCTCTCTAATCCTCCCCTCGtctattcttcattttctaatgGTACAAAAGCGAACGACATTAAATTCACTAATTCAAGTTCAGGTTCATCAATCATTATCGAATATTCAGATCATAATTCTTACTCGATTAGTCAAATTAGTTTCGAGGACTCATCAGTAGGAAAATACATCAAGTTTGAGTCGGATGGTCACCTGAAAGCATATGAGAACAAATTTGGATATATGAGGAGTTTAGTCGCTGATAATCTTCTAGGTCTCGATGCATGTGAATACCCAATGGTGTGTGGGGAGTATGGTGTTTGCTCTGTTGGGGGGCAGTGCAGATGCCCTTTGTTCGGACTTACTACTGCAAGCTACCTTAAGCCTAAAGATTTGCATAGGCCTGAACTTGGTTGTATTCGGATCACACCCTTGTCTTGCAAATCTTTGCAAAACCATATTCTTGTAAAGTTGGAAAATATCACTTACTTCCCTTTTATTCAAACACAATATTTTGTGAATTTCAATATAACAAATATTGAGATTTGCAAGCAGGCTTGTTTGAAGAATTGTTCTTGCAAAGCTGCTGTGTTTGAGCATGCAATTGGCATTGGCACTAATGTATCAGATAGCATTGCCTTTAATGGATCAATATATTCATCAGAAGGAAGATGCTATTTAGCACCCCAGGTATACTCACTGATTGAAAGTGAATCAGGAAGAAGGGTGGGAGGAAGGGTGGTATTTATAAAGGTCCAAACTGAAAATCATGGCCATCATACTGTTTCCATCATCTTGGGATCTAGCTTTGCTGCTTCTTTTGCTCTGTTTCTTTTAATAGTTATTCTAATATATTGTTTTCAACGGAGAAAATATGCAAGGGTGGCTGTTGAAGATAATTTAGATCAAATACCAGGAATCCCCAAAAGATTTACTTATGAATTCTTGAAAGCGTCAACAGAGAATTTTAACAAAAAGCTCGGTAAAGGAGGATTTGGGTCGGTTTATGAAGGAACTCTCAATGACGGCAGCAAAGTTGCCGTGAAGCTTCTTAATGGTTCTCTACATGTTAAGAAGTCTTTCTTGGCTGAGGTCAAGACAATAGGCAGGATTCACCATTTCAATTTGGCAAGATTGGTTGGGTATTGTGTTGAGAGTTCGTGTTGGGCTTTAGTTTATGAATATATGTGCAACGGGTCATTGGAAAATTGGATCTTCCAGAGAAACAACAATTTCTCTCTTGATTGGAAGACTAGAAGGGAGATCATCCTCGACATAGCCAAGGGGATGGCCTATCTCCATGAAGGATGCCAGCAGAAAATAATTCACTTGGACATTAAACCCCAAAACATCCTTTTGGACAAAAATTTCAACGCAAAAGTTTCTGATTTTGGACTGTCCAAGTTAATTGAAAGGGATCAAAGCCAAGTTGTGACGACAATGAGAGGAACTCCAGGATATCTAGCACCTGAATGGCTGAGCTCTGTTATTACAGAAAAAGTTGATGTTTACAGCTTTGGAGTTGTGATGTTGGAAATAGTGTGTGGGCGGAAAATTTTTGAACATTCTCAGCCAGAAGAATGCAAGCATTTGTTAAGTCTTTTCAAGCAGAAAGCAGAGGAGGATCAACTGTTGGATATGGTTGACAAGAGCAGTGAGGATATGCAATTACATGGGGAAGAAGTCGTGGCGATGATGAAGGTGGCAGCATGGTGTTTGCAAAGTGATTTTGCAAAGAGGCCTTCCATGTCACTTGTGATTAAAGCCTTGGAGGGTGTGGCGGATGTTGAAGACCCTTTGGATTATAACTTCTTCAGTCCTCCTTTTGGAAGAACCATTGCTGCCGTTGATGTAGCAAGAGATGATGGCATTATGGCTTCATCAATATTGCCATCACTTTTATCAGGACCAAGGTGA